From Candidatus Methylomirabilota bacterium, the proteins below share one genomic window:
- a CDS encoding YjgN family protein, which produces MAGPAPQGPGGQPSFFRKPPEPSSSGSAPPAPSVVTPPPPAPPSGITPPPPPPPVIVPPPPAPRPSEPPPPFAGGETHRFVFHGRGGSLFGIHIVNVLLTIATLGVYYFWGKTRVRKYVWGQSEIAGDRFAYHGTGRELFLGFLKAMLFFLLPLYLLYLLRAFAPWVALKVVATVLSSIIATVFLPLAIVGARRYRLSRSSWRGIRFSFRGSAWEFVKFFIVNTLLVSLTLGLWYPVLDVGRHAFLTRHSWFGNRKFDFDGTSGGLFGRFVLSLVLTPLTLGLCWFWYLARRRRYFWEHTTFGAARFRNTTRGGPLLWLMLGNFILLIVTLGLGWPWAQVRSARFLARNLSLVGALDLDTIQQDARAASTTGEGLAGLLDVGTLDLG; this is translated from the coding sequence ATGGCGGGGCCAGCGCCGCAGGGGCCGGGAGGCCAGCCCTCGTTCTTCCGCAAGCCGCCCGAGCCATCCTCCTCCGGATCCGCGCCGCCGGCGCCGTCCGTCGTGACGCCTCCGCCGCCCGCGCCGCCGTCCGGAATCACGCCGCCCCCGCCGCCGCCTCCGGTGATCGTGCCGCCGCCGCCTGCGCCGCGGCCCAGCGAGCCGCCGCCTCCGTTCGCGGGGGGCGAGACGCATCGCTTCGTCTTCCACGGACGGGGCGGGTCGCTGTTCGGCATTCACATCGTCAACGTGCTCCTGACCATCGCCACCCTCGGCGTCTACTATTTCTGGGGCAAGACGCGGGTGCGGAAGTACGTCTGGGGGCAGTCGGAGATCGCGGGCGATCGGTTCGCCTATCACGGCACGGGGCGCGAGCTCTTCCTCGGCTTCCTGAAGGCCATGCTCTTCTTCTTGCTGCCGCTCTACCTCCTGTACCTCCTGCGAGCGTTCGCCCCCTGGGTGGCCCTCAAGGTGGTGGCGACGGTCCTCAGCTCCATCATCGCGACCGTGTTCCTGCCCCTCGCCATCGTGGGCGCGCGCCGCTACCGGCTGAGCCGCAGCTCCTGGCGCGGCATCCGCTTCTCGTTCCGCGGCTCGGCGTGGGAGTTCGTCAAGTTCTTCATCGTCAACACGCTGCTCGTCTCGCTCACGCTGGGCCTCTGGTACCCGGTGCTCGACGTGGGCCGTCACGCCTTCCTCACCCGTCACTCGTGGTTCGGCAACCGCAAGTTCGACTTCGACGGCACGAGCGGAGGACTCTTCGGCCGCTTCGTGCTCAGCCTCGTCCTGACCCCCTTGACGCTGGGGCTCTGCTGGTTCTGGTATCTCGCGCGCAGGCGTCGCTACTTCTGGGAGCACACCACGTTCGGCGCCGCACGCTTCCGTAACACCACGCGCGGCGGTCCCCTTCTATGGCTGATGCTCGGGAATTTCATTCTGCTCATCGTCACGCTGGGGCTCGGCTGGCCGTGGGCCCAGGTGCGGTCGGCGCGCTTCCTGGCGCGCAACCTCTCCCTGGTGGGAGCGCTCGACCTCGACACGATCCAGCAGGACGCGCGCGCTGCCTCGACCACCGGCGAGGGTCTCGCCGGTCTGCTCGACGTCGGCACCCTCGACCTCGGCTAG